In one window of Oncorhynchus kisutch isolate 150728-3 linkage group LG16, Okis_V2, whole genome shotgun sequence DNA:
- the LOC109890326 gene encoding flocculation protein FLO11-like, translating to MKELWIMVVFATVSFQQGDLTTSSAIPTTIEITIPTTDDPITPDRSATDTPTTESTSTDSPLTPDPTTTDSPINPNPTTTDSPITSDTISTDYTLTPEYATTDSSITPASATTDSTITPDPTTTDSPITSDTISTDYTLTPEYATTDSPITPNPTTTDSPITSDTISTDYTLTPEYATTDSTITPASATTDSTITPDPTSTDSPIIPEPTLTDSPITPDPTTTDSPITPNPTSTDSPITSDPTSTDYTITPDPRTTDSLITPDPTTAVSPITPNPTTTDSPITSDTISTDYTLTPEYATTDSSITHTSATADSTITPDPTSTDSTIIPEPTLTDAPITPASATTDSTISPDPRTTDSLITPDPKSTDSPITPNPTSTDSPITSDPTSTDYTITPDPRPTDSLITPDPRTTDSPITPDPTSTDSPITPDPTSTDFPITPDTTPTDSNITPDPTPTDSPITPDPTTTDSPITPNPTSTDSPITSDPTSTDYTITPDPRTTDSLITPDPTTAVSPITPNPTTTDSPITSDTISTDYTLTPEYATTDSSITHASATADSTITPDPTSTDSTIIPEPTLTDAPITPASATTDSTISPDPRTTDSRITPDPKSTDSPITPNPTSTDSPITSDPTSTDYTITPDPRPTDSLITPDPRTTDSPITPDPTSTDSPITPDPTSTDFPITPDTTPTDSNITPDPTPTDSAITPDLTPIDTPTAEYLNTTGLPTTGYPTSIPITSTSLPNTSTTTTTSPTTSTPTTTTTTTTTTTSITTTPPLVCINSGELQNGVCICPDEWTGDTCSEGNFCNSTIIGHFSYPRTTVGWSAYSKELCDEKTTSAGLSRASARCLNDTGSPMFGPPHELQCEFTLGDIQGNISSSSGDLLQLAFSTQILTSQPEQLSADNITTAAQIANTLLQSANITEDIAVAAVTTISQLLNASEESTQERDAVQNLTETLEKFSLDQYNNVSLVVQPNLAVQSVQVPSDTVGIQFTALTGRSGNFVANRIHLNTNTSELIADKGGSTDVQIVIKFPSVLRSKNTNNSIGFVLYQSDRFFKSRAFSASSGTSRRVISANLGQVSGLHVEMLFKPTAVPNTSLYDFACVSWNYTLKDWSTFGCYKVNHSADGLQCFCNHTTNFAVLMTFRRDYKYANELDSITTLGCSMSIIGLSLTITFQMVTRKSRKTNPTVLLVSVCMCLLIFTLLFMLGVGNPHKQLGKPKIQKDNILPPSDTHTERDRGPCTAVAVLLQYFLLGTFTWNTLYATHVFLMIRNSLATSPSHFTAYTVAIGWGLPAVVVALTLGISYRVDDPLGYRQEEFCWLAALDPKENFDFKLPMFWGFLIPVAFMLIFNTVVLVCFTVTTCKTNPHLTSTRHTSMKKKFLSSFSLAVVLGLSWILGYLLLITQNQTMYTILNISFCVLTTTQGLQIFILFTARTAIVKKMMADALKSVSSVGIPLHTKRFSLWRGKRREKVESYTQLDTILSTH from the exons ATGAAGGAGCTATGGATTATGGTTGTCTTTGCTACAG TCTCTTTTCAACAGGGGGATCTCACCACATCCTCTGCCATTCCAACCACCATTGAAATAACTATCCCAACTACTGATGACCCTATAACCCCTGACCGTTCAGCTACTGACACTCCAACTACTGAGTCTACAAGTACTGATTCCcctttaacccctgaccctaCAACTACTGATTCCCCtataaaccctaaccctactactaccgaTTCCCCTATAACCTCTGACACTATATCTACCGATTACACTCTAACTCCTGAATATGCAACTACTGATTCCTCTATAACCCCTGCATCTGCAACTACTGATTCCACTATAACCCCTGACCCTACTACTACCGATTCCCCTATAACCTCTGACACTATATCTACCGATTACACTCTAACTCCTGAATATGCAACTACTGATTCCcctataacccctaaccctactactaccgaTTCCCCTATAACCTCTGACACTATATCTACCGATTACACTCTAACTCCTGAATATGCAACTACTGATTCCACTATAACCCCTGCATCTGCAACTACTGATTCCACTATAACCCCTGACCCTACATCTACTGATTCCCCTATAATCCCGGAACCTACACTTACTGATTCTCCTATAACCCCTGACCCTACAACTACTGATTCCcctataacccctaaccctacatctaccgaTTCCCCTATAACCTCTGACCCTACATCTACCGATTACACTATAACCCCTGACCCTAGAACTACTGATTCCCTTATAACCCCTGACCCTACAACTGCTGTTTCCcctataacccctaaccctactactaccgaTTCCCCTATAACCTCTGACACTATATCTACCGATTACACTCTAACTCCTGAATATGCAACTACTGATTCCTCTATAACCCATACATCTGCAACTGCTGATTCCACTATAACCCCTGACCCTACATCTACTGATTCCACTATAATCCCGGAACCTACACTTACTGATGCCCCTATAACCCCTGCATCTGCAACTACTGATTCCACTATAAGCCCTGACCCTAGAACTACTGATTCCCTTATAACCCCTGACCCTAAATCTACTGATTCCcctataacccctaaccctacatctaccgaTTCCCCTATAACCTCTGACCCTACATCTACCGATTACACTATAACCCCTGACCCTAGACCTACTGATTCCCTTATAACCCCTGACCCTAGAACTACTGATTCCCCTATAACACCTGACCCTACATCTACGGATTCTCCTATAACCCCTGACCCTACATCTACTGATTTTCCTATAACCCCTGACACTACACCTACTGATTCCAACATAACCCCTGACCCTACACCCACTGATTCTCCTATAACCCCTGACCCTACAACTACTGATTCCcctataacccctaaccctacatctaccgaTTCCCCTATAACCTCTGACCCTACATCTACCGATTACACTATAACCCCTGACCCTAGAACTACTGATTCCCTTATAACCCCTGACCCTACAACTGCTGTTTCCcctataacccctaaccctactactaccgaTTCCCCTATAACCTCTGACACTATATCTACCGATTACACTCTAACTCCTGAATATGCAACTACTGATTCCTCTATAACCCATGCATCTGCAACTGCTGATTCCACTATAACCCCTGACCCTACATCTACTGATTCCACTATAATCCCGGAACCTACACTTACTGATGCCCCTATAACCCCTGCATCTGCAACTACTGATTCCACTATAAGCCCTGACCCTAGAACTACTGATTCCCGTATAACCCCTGACCCTAAATCTACTGATTCCcctataacccctaaccctacatctaccgaTTCCCCTATAACCTCTGACCCTACATCTACCGATTACACTATAACCCCTGACCCTAGACCTACTGATTCCCTTATAACCCCTGACCCTAGAACTACTGATTCCCCTATAACACCTGACCCTACATCTACGGATTCTCCTATAACCCCTGACCCTACATCTACTGATTTTCCTATAACCCCTGACACTACACCTACTGATTCCAACATAACCCCTGACCCTACACCTACTGATTCTGCTATAACCCCTGACCTTACACCTATTGACACTCCAACTGCCGAATACCTAAATACTACTGGTCTTCCAACTACTGGTTACCCTACCTCTATCCCTATCACCAGTACCAGTCTCCCAaacacctctaccaccaccaccacctctcctaccacctctactcccaccaccaccaccaccaccaccaccaccaccacctctatcACCACAACCCCTCCTCTGGTCTGTATCAACAGTGGTGAGCTGCAGAATGGAGTCTGTATCTGTCCTGATGAGTGGACCGGAGACACCTGTTCAGAGG GGAATTTCTGCAATTCCACCATCATTGGTCATTTCTCCTACCCAAGAACAACGGTTGGCTGGTCTGCTTATTCAAAAGAGTTGTGTGATGAGAAGACAACCAGTG CTGGTTTATCAAGAGCCTCAGCAAGATGTTTGAATGACACTGGCTCTCCGATGTTTGGTCCTCCTCATGAACTGCAGTGTGAATTTACCCTCGGTGACATTCAAGGAAAT ATCTCCAGCAGTTCAGGTGATTTACTACAGTTAGCCTTCAGTACTCAGATCCTGACCTCCCAACCAGAGCAGCTGTCAGCTGACAACATCACCACAGCAGCTCAGATAGCTAACACACTGCTTCAGTCTGCAAATATCACAGAG GACATCGCAGTGGCAGCTGTAACCACCATCAGTCAGCTGCTCAATGCCAGTGAGGAGagtacacaggagagagacgctGTCCAAAA CCTCACAGAGACCCTGGAGAAGTTTTCCCTGGACCAGTACAATAATGTGTCCTTGGTGGTTCAGCCCAACCTGGCAGTCCAGTCTGTCCAAGTACCAAGTGACACAGTAGGGATCCAGTTTACTGCTCTGACTG GAAGATCTGGTAATTTTGTGGCCAACAGAATTCATCTCAACACCAATACCTCTGAACTGATAGCTGACAAAGGAGGTTCTACCGATGTCCAGATTGTCATAAAATTCCCATCAG TTTTACGTAGTaaaaacacaaacaactccattgGTTTTGTGCTCTACCAAAGCGACCGGTTCTTCAAGTCCAGGGCTTTCAGTGCTTCTTCAGGGACCAGCAGAAGGGTCATCTCTGCTAACCTGGGCCAAGTGTCTGGGTTACATGTTGAGATGCTCTTCAAGCCCACA GCTGTTCCCAACACCTCCCTCTATGACTTTGCCTGCGTGTCATGGAACTACACGTTGAAAGACTGGAGCACCTTTGGCTGCTACAAAGTCAACCACTCAGCAGACGGCCTGCAATGTTTCTGTAATCACACCACTAACTTTGCTGTGCTGATG ACATTCAGGAGGGATTATAAATACGCTAATGAGCTAGACTCGATCACCACATTGGGATGCTCCATGTCCATCATAGGGTTGAGTTTAACAATAACATTCCAGATGGTGACCAG GAAATCACGCAAAACCAACCCAACGGTCCTCTTAGTGAGCGTCTGCATGTGTCTCCTGAtcttcaccctcctcttcatGTTGGGAGTGGGCAACCCTCATAAACAGCTGGGCAAACCTAAAATACAGAAGGACAACATTCTCCCCCCGTCCGATACACACACAGAGCGGGACAGAGGGCCCTGTACTGCAGTGGCAGTCCTGCTGCAGTACTTCCTGTTGGGGACGTTCACCTGGAACACGCTGTACGCCACACATGTCTTCCTGATGATCAGAAACAGCCTGGCCACCAGCCCATCACACTTCACAGCCTATACCGTGGCCATCGGATGGG GACTGCCTGCAGTTGTGGTGGCCCTCACCTTGGGAATTAGTTACAGAGTGGATGATCCACTGGGATACAGGCAGGAGGAATT TTGCTGGCTTGCTGCCCTTGATCCAAAGGAGAACTTTGACTTCAAGCTGCCAATGTTTTGGGGGTTCCTGATCCCTGTGGCGTTCATGCTTATCTTCAACACGGTGGTGTTGGTATGTTTTACAGTTACAACATGCAAGACCAACCCACATTTAACCAG TACAAGACACACATCGATGAAGAAGAAGTTCCTCAGTAGCTTTTCTCTGGCTGTGGTGCTCGGTCTCTCCTGGATCCTGGGCTATCTGTTGCTCATTACACAGAACCAGACCATGTACACCATACTCAACATCTCCTTCTGTGTTCTCACCACCACTCAG GGCTTGCAGATTTTCATTCTGTTCACAGCAAGAACAGCAATTGTCAAGAAAATGATGGCGGATGCTTTGAAATCTGTTTCTAGCGTTGGGATCCCGCTTCACACCAAGAGGTTCAGTCTATGGCGAGGCAAGCGCAGAGAAAAGGTTGAATCATACACACAGCTGGACACTATTCTGTCAACACATTAA